Proteins encoded in a region of the Brevefilum fermentans genome:
- the queA gene encoding tRNA preQ1(34) S-adenosylmethionine ribosyltransferase-isomerase QueA, whose protein sequence is MRTAEFDYDLPLDRIAQTPITPRHDSRLMIVDRSTGKIEHRCFWEIDRFLKPGDVVVINETRVIPARIFATKQPGGGKVELLLLERNDARTWTAWVGGKGLIPGRRLTIAGGPEVEIIEVLEGPKRRLRFDEPIEPFFERVGHVPLPPYIHTRLDDLERYQTVYATTPGSAAAPTAGLHFTDPLIKKLLDQGILFARVTLHVGLDTFAPVTEADPREHKIHTEWCLLNQQTADQINAAKAAGGRVVSVGTTSVRTLETAARGRANGQVVAASCGHTDLFILPGFIFNAVDIMITNFHLPKSTLLMLVSAFAGRDLIFKAYQVAIDEGYRFYSFGDAMLIL, encoded by the coding sequence GTGCGCACTGCAGAATTTGATTACGATCTGCCCCTGGATCGGATCGCGCAAACCCCCATCACGCCCCGTCACGATTCACGCTTGATGATTGTGGATCGCAGCACGGGGAAAATTGAGCACCGTTGTTTTTGGGAAATTGACCGCTTTTTAAAGCCGGGCGATGTTGTGGTGATTAATGAGACCCGGGTGATCCCAGCCCGCATCTTCGCTACTAAACAACCTGGCGGAGGAAAGGTGGAGTTGCTGCTGCTGGAAAGAAACGATGCTCGTACCTGGACCGCATGGGTGGGCGGGAAGGGTTTGATACCGGGCAGACGGTTGACCATTGCGGGCGGTCCTGAGGTAGAGATTATCGAGGTGCTGGAGGGTCCCAAACGCCGGTTGCGCTTTGACGAACCCATCGAACCTTTTTTTGAGCGTGTCGGGCATGTGCCCTTACCGCCTTACATTCATACCCGGCTGGATGATCTGGAACGTTACCAGACTGTGTATGCCACCACGCCGGGTTCTGCTGCAGCGCCGACCGCCGGTCTGCATTTTACAGACCCGCTGATTAAAAAACTTTTGGATCAGGGGATCCTGTTTGCCAGGGTAACCCTGCATGTGGGTTTGGACACCTTTGCACCCGTGACCGAAGCCGACCCCAGGGAACACAAGATTCACACTGAATGGTGTCTGCTCAACCAGCAAACCGCTGACCAAATTAATGCAGCCAAGGCAGCCGGTGGGCGGGTGGTGTCGGTGGGAACGACCAGCGTGCGGACCCTGGAAACAGCGGCTCGGGGACGCGCGAATGGCCAGGTGGTTGCAGCAAGTTGTGGGCATACCGATCTGTTTATCCTGCCCGGGTTTATTTTCAACGCGGTGGACATCATGATTACGAATTTTCATTTGCCAAAATCGACTTTGCTGATGTTGGTGAGTGCCTTTGCAGGACGTGATCTGATTTTCAAGGCTTACCAGGTTGCCATTGATGAGGGTTATCGGTTCTATTCTTTTGGCGATGCCATGCTGATCTTGTGA